Part of the Listeria innocua genome is shown below.
AGCCTCCTAAAGTAGATTTGAAAGATCAAATACCAATTATTTTAATTCATGGGAGCGGCGGTAATGCAAGTTCTCTTGATAAAATGGCAGACCAACTAATGAACGAATATAGAAGTTCTAATGAAGCATTGACTATGACTGTTAATTCAGAAGGAAAAATCAAGTTCGAAGGTAAGCTTACAAAAGATGCCAAACGCCCAATTATAAAATTCGGCTTCGAGCAAAATCAAGCAACCCCTGACGATTGGTCCAAATGGTTAAAAATCGCGATGGAAGATTTAAAATCACGATATGGCTTTACACAAATGGACGGTGTAGGGCATTCCAATGGAGGTTTAGCACTAACTTATTACGCGGAAGATTACGCGGGAGATAAAACCGTACCTACTTTGCGTAAGTTAGTAGCAATTGGTTCACCATTTAATGACTTAGACCCAAACGATAACGGAATGGATCTATCATTTAAAAAATTGCCAAATAGTACTCCTCAAATGGATTATTTTATTAAAAATCAAACAGAGGTAAGTCCTGATTTAGAAGTACTTGCAATTGCAGGTGAATTAAGCGAAGATAACCCAACAGACGGGATTGTCCCAACGATTAGTTCACTCGCAACCAGGCTCTTTATGCCAGGAAGTGCCAAAGCTTATATAGAAGATATTCAAGTTGGAGAAGACGCGGTTCACCAAACATTACACGAAACACCTAAGAGCATCGAGAAAACATATTGGTTTTTAGAAAAATTCAAAACAGATGAAACAGTTATCCAATTAGATTACAAATAGGAGGTATAGCAGTTGATACACATAGAAGCGAAAATCCAAGTGAAACCAGACTTTATAGAATCATTTTTAAAAGAAGTGGAGCTAGTCATCCAAAATTCGCTCTCAGAAGCCGGAAACCATGGCTATGAATTAGTTCGTTCTGTGAAAAACGCATCTACCTTCTATCTCTTAGAAAAATGGGCAGATGAAGCTGCTATTCAATTCCATAATTCAACAGAGCACTATAAACGATTTAAACGGGAAATTCCTGCATTTTTAGCATTCCCGACCGAAGTGGATGTACTCACTAAAATTTAAAAATGATTTTATCAAAAAAGATGGGCTCTATTTTCATAGAGGCCATCTTTTTTTGTAAGCGAAGCATTTTACAAGAATTAGAATCTTTCCAGGGGCACGAACACATTTGGTGCCAAACTAGTTTTCCCGACAATTCCCTACAGAGACTAATTTAACTAGTAAAAGAGAAAGAAAGCCGCATATGAACATCATGCTTCATACGCGGCTTTCAATTTTTATTTATGAGACATTTTTTTGAAAAAGCCAAACGTTCCAGCGATTAGTAATAACCCTATTAATAAATAAAGGATATTTTCTTGGTCGCCTGTTTTTGGTAATTCTTTACTTTGTTTTGTTTTCTTAACAGGGTCATTAGCTGGTTTTATCGTAGCAGTAATGTTTGTGTTCTCAGTTGCCGGTAAGATGTCATCCATTAGATCGTCTTGATGTGCTGGATCTGCTGGTTGAATCGGATTTACTGGGTTTACTGGGTTTACTGGGTTTACTGGGTTTACTGGGTTTACTGGGTTTACTGGGTTTACTGGGTTTACTGGGTTTACTGGGTTTATCGGATTTACCGGGTTTACTGGATTTACCGGGTCTACCGGAACTACTGGATTTTGGGTAAAGCGCGCATATAAGGCTAAATCATTAGCAGGCATTTTGTTTGTAGCAAAATCCCATTTATTACCACCTGTTTCGGCATCATACCAACCATCAAATGTATAACCAGCTTTTGTAAGTGCTGGCGGTTCTTGTAGTAATCCTTGGTAGTCAACTGTTTGTGTTGTAACTTCTTCACCATTAAGTGTGGCAGTATATGATTTAACGGTAAAACGGGCATATAGCGTAACGTCTTTTGCTGGCATTTTATTTGCTGCAAAGTCCCATTTGTTTCCACCTGTTTCCGCATCATACCAACCATCAAATGTGTGGCCTTCTTTTGTTGGCGCTGTCGGTTCTGTAAGCAGACTGTCGTAATCAACGGCTTGTGTCGTTGTTGTTCCGTCTTTATCAAATGTTGCTGTATAAGCATTTGTGCTAAAACGGGCATATAATGTAACGTTTTTCGCTGGCATTTTTTTCGCTGCGAAATTCCATTTGTTTCCGCCTGTTTCGGCATCATACCAACCATCAAATGTGTAGCCGTCTTTAGTCGGTGCTGTTGGTTCCGTAATCAGACTGTCGTAATCAACGGCTTGTGTCGTTGTTGTTCCGTCTTTATCAAATGTTGCTGTATAAGCATTTGTACTAAAACGGGCATATAATGTGATGTTTTTCGCTGGCATTTTTTTCGCAGCGAAATCCCATTTATTTCCACCTGTTTCGGCATCATACCAACCATCAAATGTGTAGCCGTCTTTTGTTGGGGCTGTTGGTTCTGTAATTAGACTGTCGTAATCAACAGCTTGTGTCGTTGTTGTTCCATCTTTATCAAATGTTGCTGTATAAGCATTTGCACTAAAACGGGCATATAATGTGACGTTTTTCGCTGGCATTTTTTTCGCTGTGAAATCCCATTTGTTTCCACCTGTTTCGGCATCATACCAACCAGTAAATATATAACCGGCTTTTGTTGGCTCTGTCGGCGCTTGAATCAGGCTATCATAATTGACTGTTTGTGTCGTTGTCGTTCCGTCTTTGTCAAATGTTGCTGTATATGATTTGACTGTAAAACGAGCGTACAGCGTGACATTCTTGGCAGGCATTTTTTTGGTTGCAAAATTCCATTTGTTTCCGCCTGTCTCGGCATCATACCAACCATCAAATGTGTAACCCTCTTTTGTTGGCTCTGTCGGTTCTGTCAGAAGACTATCATAATTAGCTGTTTGTGTCGTTGTCGTTCCGTCTTTATCAAATGTCGCTGTATAGGATTTGACTGTGAAACGAGCGTACAGTGTGATGTTCTTGGCAGGCATTTTGTCAGTTGCAAAATCCCATTTGTTTCCGCCCGTCTCCGCATCATACCAACCATCAAATGTGTAACCCTCTTTTGTTGGCGCTGTTGGTTCTGTCAAAAGACTATCATAATTAGCTGTTTGTGTCGTTGTTGTTCCTTCTTTGTCAAATGTTGTTGTATAAGATTTAGCGCTATAACGAGCATATAGTGTGATGTTGTTCCCCGGCATTTTGTTCGTCGCGAAATTCCATTTGTTTCCGCCTGTTTGTGCGTCGTACCAACCTTCAAACGTATAACCATCTTTTGTCGGTTCAGTTGGTTCTGTTAGCGCTTCTTGATAATCGACTGTTTGCGTTGTCGTTGTTCCATCATTATTAAAAGTCGCAGTGTAATTATTCATTGTAAAACGGGCATATAAAGTTACTGGATTTGCAGGCATCTTATCTTGAGCAAAATTCCACTTTTTACCGCCTGTTTCTGCGTCATACCAACCATCAAATGTGTAACCAGCTTTCGTTGGCGTTGTTGGTTCTTCTGCAAGACCATCATAGTCCACTGTTTCTGTCGTTGTTACCCCGCCATTATCAAAGGTCATAGGATATGTTTTAGAAGCAAATTGAGCATATAATGTGATGTTTTTCCCCGGCATTAAATCGTTAGCAAAATCCCATTTTTTACCGCCTGTTTCTGCATCATACCACCCAATAAATGTATAACCATCTTTTACTGGTTTTGTAGGTTCATTAATTTTCTTTTGATAAACAACTGGTTGGGTAGCTGTTCTTTCTTCAGAGATTAATGTAGCTGTGTAGGTCTCTATTGTAAAGTATGCGTATAAAGTTACATCATGAGCCGGCATTTTATTATCCTGAAAATACCATCTTATTCCGTAACCATTTGGTTCTTCATACCATCCCCAAAACTTATACCCTTCAATAACTGGATTTGCTGGGGCAGATTTAATTACTTCGTCTGCTTCATATTCTCCCATTAAATTATCACGTTTAGGGGTTGATAATATCAATTTGTATTTTGTCGTCTCTGTTTCTGCCGCATTTACGTTGTTTCCATTATTTTCTGAAGCCCATATAGCAAATGGGTCTGCGCTTAATTGTAAAAGGATTACTCCTACTGCAATTAGTAAACATATTTTTCTTTTCATATGATCCTCCTCATCTAGGTTGCAAAATTAGATTTATAATTAATTTTATTTCATTGTTCATAATTAAATAGCACCTGTATTTTCGTTAAAGGCGTCCAATTATTTATTCACTTTAAGATTATATCTTGAAGAACGTTGTTAAAGAATACTAAAAACAGACTTATCGCTATGTTTTTTGTGACGGTTCAGTGACGAAATAAGCTATTTTTAAGCAAATAGTGCAAAATCGGTTATTTTCGTGTACTATTTCAAGACTTTTTGCTAGTACTCTTACATTTTATAGCCTGTTTCTAAGCTAGGATTTCTATAAATAACTAAAAAAATTTGGCCCCCACAAGAGGACCAAATTTTTATTCTGCTTTTAAATAGCCATCTTCAATTCGAATGACACGATCGACTAAATCTAACACTCGTTCGTCATGTGTAACCATGATGGCAGCTTTATTTTTCTGTTTTACTTCATCTGCAATCATTTGAACTACCTTGTGCCCGCGATTTGCATCTAAACTAGCTGTTGGTTCGTCTGCTAAAATAATATCGGGGTCGTTCATCAGCGCTCTAGCAATAGCAACACGTTGTTTTTCGCCGCCGGATAAGCTTTCTGGATAATTGTTTTGGCGCGCGGTTAAGCCTAATTCTTGAAGCAATTTATCTGCTCTTTCTTTCGCAGCGCTACCTTTTTCACCGGATAATTCCGCAATGACGAGTAGTTGGTCGCGAACATTTAGGTAAGGAATTAAGTTGGCACCTTGGAAAATAAAGCCAACTTTGTCGAGTCGCACCTTCGTTAATGCTTTTTCAGACATGTTATTTAATGTCGTTCCACCAATGGCAATTTCGCCTTCTGTTGGAGATAATAAAGCGCCTGCGATTGATAAAAATGTACTTTTCCCCGCACCAGATGGGCCGACGATTGCAACAAATTCTCCTTGCGCTACTTCTAAAGAAACACTTTTCAATACTTCGATGACTTGCTCGCCATCTTGATAATTTTTAGAAATATTTTTCATCATTAAAGTCATTAGTTTGCCCTCCCAATTGCTTCTAACGCGTCCACTTTGGCTACACGATAGAGTGATAACATTGATCCGATGACTGCTACAACTAGGAATAATGCGGAACAACCGATTGCAAGTATTGGACTAAGTGTAAACGGCATGCTAGCTGGCAAAATTGCCGCCAGTCCAAATGTTAGGCCATTTCCAATCAATAAGCTGACGACAGATAAGAAAACAACTTGGGTAACGATGCTCCGACCTAAATAAGCTGTTCGTGCGCCAACTGCTTTTAAAATACCAAATTGATTGATTTTTTGAATCGTAATAACGTAAAAGAAAGCAGCTAGAACAAATGCGGCGATGACGAATAAAAAGGCAATCATCATCAGTAGCGAACCTTGTTCTTCTGAATAACCCGGAATGCCTTGAAGTACTTCTTTACTTGAAGACAATTCCATCGAGCCGATTGATAGATTTTTAGCAGTATCCCGAGAGACATTTAGTGCTACAGCGTTATATTCTCCTTCTGCGGCTTGGTTCGTTTGATGAACTAATTTCCAAGCGTGCCAATCAACGAAAATAACCGGGGAATGGCTAAATGTGTTATTTTTGGTGAAAGCAGTAATAGTGAACGTTTCTCCTGTTGCGCTATCTTTGAGTTTGCTGCCTAATTTATAACCAGACTCTTTTAAAGAAATATCAGCTACTACTTCTTTTGTTTTCTCTGGCTCTGTTCCTTCTGAGATGGTCGGTTTCATAAAGCCCGTTTTATCTATACCGAAAAAAGTAATGTCTGTTTTTTTGTCTTTATTGGGTGGTGTGATTGTTCCCATCTGTACACCTAAGTTGGTGCTTTCTGATTTTTTAAGTTGCTTTGCTACGCTTTCTGTTTCAGCTGCGGTTAAATTGGACCTCGTTAAGCGATTATCTGAGTCTTTTTGCAGTACATAATAGGTTGCTTTATTTGATGAAATCGCCGCTCCATTATCATTTGCAAGTCCATTCGCTAGTCCTGTAACAAACAAAACGAGCCAAGCAATTAATACCATAATTAATCCGATTAAAATATAGCGTAGTTTTGAGTGTTTTAATTCTCTTAATGCCAAAAACATTCCGTTCAACTCCTTCTAAGATCATATACTTAGTTTAAAGAAGTTTTGTAAACGGAATGTGAATCGGATTTTACAAATTTAGTTTTTAGGTAGTCTAACAATAAATGTGGTGCCTTTTTCAGTATTACTTTCAACACTGATTTCACCATGATGTAACGTAATTATTTTTTTGCAAATGGATAAGCCTAAGCCGCTTGAACCTTCTTCTCGCGTGCGACTTTGACTTGCTTTATAAAAACGGTCGAAAATCTTCGCCATATCTTCTTTGCTGATGCCAGCGCCACTATTCCAGACTTCAACAAAAACATTGGTCGTTTCTTCATAAAGGCGTACCTGAATATCCCCGCTCTCTGGTGTATATTTAATTGCATTGTTTAATAAATTAGACCAGACTTGATAAAGTAATTCGGCATCTCCAGAATAGTTTATATCAGCTAACTCTAGATTTATTGTTAGTTCTTTCTCTCGCCAACTCCATTCAGTCATTTGGATTAGTTGGCGCCACTGTTCTGCTAATTGCACTGGTTCTTTTTTCCGTAACTCAGATTCTTGGTCAAGTGAAGCAAGTGTAAGTAACTGTTTCGTTAAAGAAGAAAGGCGTGTCGTCTCCTCTGATAAAACAGTTAAATATTCTTTTTGTTCTTTTTCGGTTAGTGTTCCTGAACCTAAAAGTCTGGCGAAACCTTGCATCGATGTAAGTGGTGATTGTAGTTCATGAGAAACATTTGCGACAAATTCCTGACGGGCTGCTTCAGATTTTTCGAGTTCGCTCGCCATTTTGGCAAACGAGTCCGCCAGCTGACCAATCTCGTCTTTACGCCGGACTTCGAGCGCCACATCGTAATTTCCTCTCCGGATTTTTTTCGTAGCATTCGTAAGCTTCACAACTGGTTTCACTATGTATCTGCCACTAATAAGCACAAATAAGATACTAATAATAGATGTGAAAACAAGTATCATCGCGAAAAAGATTCTAAGTTCACCGAATTGCTGTTCCGGATCTTGACGTATAAAAAGCGCCAGTTGCTCCCCGTCCGCCTTAACTGGAACACCAATTGTATTCCTAACATCATTATCAAAAAATCCTGTGATAAAAATGCCCGTATCAAACGTATCAATCCCGTGATAAGTCTCGCCCGCTAACACTTGTTGAACTGTTTTGTTAGGTAAATCTTTTTTTCGAAACGCACCACCGAAATAACTCGATTGATCTTTGCCATCCGTCAGATACAGTTCATAGCCAAGTTCACCTACATTTTCCAAGTACTCTTTTAGAGAAATCGATGCATTCGACTGATAAAATTGTTGGACTTCCTCAGCTATCTTAGCCGTTTTTTCATCATTAAAAGGTTTTAATTTTATCTGGTAATAAATGTTCGCAAAGAAAAAACCGAGCAGGCTACTGGAAAGAATGACAACTAGCATCGTCACAACTATTCGACTATATAATGACTTCATGTTGTTTCCTCCAATTTATAGCCAACACCGCGAACCGTGACAATCCGAATCCCGTCCTTTTCCTCATCAAAATGGTCGCGCAAACGTTTAATATGTACATCTACTGTTCGGTCACTGCCGTCGTAATCGCGTTGCCAAATCCGTTCAATTAATTCTTCCCGAGTAAAAATCCGACCGGGATAGCTCGCTAATTGATATAACAGTTCAAATTCTTTTACAGGAATCATCCGTTCTTGGTTGCCAATTTTTATGCCGTAACTTTTTTGGTCGATGGTGATATTTCCGATAGTGATTTTTGCTTCACTAGCCTGATTGGAACGTCTAAGTAAAGCCCGTATTCGAAAAATCAATTCCTCGGGTTCAAAGGGTTTAGTGACATAGTCATCCGTTCCCACTTCAAAACCGCGCGATTTATCTGCAAGTGCATCTTTGGCTGTCAGCATAATAACGGGAATATCAGGATAGCTTATGCGCAATTTTTTGCATAGTTCAAAGCCATCCATGTTAGGCATCATCACATCAATCACCGCCAAATGAACTTGCTCCGTTTCCACTATCTTTTCTCCTTCTACGCCATCACTAGCTTCTAACACATGAAAACCTTCTGCCCGGAGATAGTGCCCTACAAGTTTAAGAATGTGCCGGTCATCATCTACTACTAAAATTTGTTTCATTTTCTCTATTCACCTTACCGTCCTATTTTACTGCATCATATCAAACTTAAGTGATTCGTTCAAATCCAGAATAGACATTTAACCTGTCCCCGCGGATGAAGCCAACTGTCGTAATGTTCAATTCTTCAGCCATATTGATCGCCAGTTCGGTAGGTGCAGAGCGAGATAAAATTATTCCGCATCCTAATTTAGCTGTCTTAACGAGGATTTCTGAGGAGATTCGCCCGCTAAAAATAATCGCTTTATCATCTGTAGCTGTTCCGTCTTTTAAAGCGCGACCATATATTTTATCAAGTGCATTATGGCGTCCGATGTCCATCCGACTATAAATAATTTCCGCCGAACTGCATAGCGCCGCATTATGAACCCCGCCGGTTTGATGAAACGTTGCGGAATTTTGCTCAAATTTTTCCATTAAGCGGAAAATCCTGTCTGT
Proteins encoded:
- a CDS encoding putative quinol monooxygenase; this encodes MIHIEAKIQVKPDFIESFLKEVELVIQNSLSEAGNHGYELVRSVKNASTFYLLEKWADEAAIQFHNSTEHYKRFKREIPAFLAFPTEVDVLTKI
- a CDS encoding sensor histidine kinase; the protein is MKSLYSRIVVTMLVVILSSSLLGFFFANIYYQIKLKPFNDEKTAKIAEEVQQFYQSNASISLKEYLENVGELGYELYLTDGKDQSSYFGGAFRKKDLPNKTVQQVLAGETYHGIDTFDTGIFITGFFDNDVRNTIGVPVKADGEQLALFIRQDPEQQFGELRIFFAMILVFTSIISILFVLISGRYIVKPVVKLTNATKKIRRGNYDVALEVRRKDEIGQLADSFAKMASELEKSEAARQEFVANVSHELQSPLTSMQGFARLLGSGTLTEKEQKEYLTVLSEETTRLSSLTKQLLTLASLDQESELRKKEPVQLAEQWRQLIQMTEWSWREKELTINLELADINYSGDAELLYQVWSNLLNNAIKYTPESGDIQVRLYEETTNVFVEVWNSGAGISKEDMAKIFDRFYKASQSRTREEGSSGLGLSICKKIITLHHGEISVESNTEKGTTFIVRLPKN
- a CDS encoding ABC transporter ATP-binding protein, with the protein product MTLMMKNISKNYQDGEQVIEVLKSVSLEVAQGEFVAIVGPSGAGKSTFLSIAGALLSPTEGEIAIGGTTLNNMSEKALTKVRLDKVGFIFQGANLIPYLNVRDQLLVIAELSGEKGSAAKERADKLLQELGLTARQNNYPESLSGGEKQRVAIARALMNDPDIILADEPTASLDANRGHKVVQMIADEVKQKNKAAIMVTHDERVLDLVDRVIRIEDGYLKAE
- a CDS encoding alpha/beta hydrolase, producing MKKYFITIMILLFGTLILAACQNSDEADNYEPPKVDLKDQIPIILIHGSGGNASSLDKMADQLMNEYRSSNEALTMTVNSEGKIKFEGKLTKDAKRPIIKFGFEQNQATPDDWSKWLKIAMEDLKSRYGFTQMDGVGHSNGGLALTYYAEDYAGDKTVPTLRKLVAIGSPFNDLDPNDNGMDLSFKKLPNSTPQMDYFIKNQTEVSPDLEVLAIAGELSEDNPTDGIVPTISSLATRLFMPGSAKAYIEDIQVGEDAVHQTLHETPKSIEKTYWFLEKFKTDETVIQLDYK
- a CDS encoding response regulator transcription factor, whose amino-acid sequence is MKQILVVDDDRHILKLVGHYLRAEGFHVLEASDGVEGEKIVETEQVHLAVIDVMMPNMDGFELCKKLRISYPDIPVIMLTAKDALADKSRGFEVGTDDYVTKPFEPEELIFRIRALLRRSNQASEAKITIGNITIDQKSYGIKIGNQERMIPVKEFELLYQLASYPGRIFTREELIERIWQRDYDGSDRTVDVHIKRLRDHFDEEKDGIRIVTVRGVGYKLEETT
- a CDS encoding ABC transporter permease; the protein is MFLALRELKHSKLRYILIGLIMVLIAWLVLFVTGLANGLANDNGAAISSNKATYYVLQKDSDNRLTRSNLTAAETESVAKQLKKSESTNLGVQMGTITPPNKDKKTDITFFGIDKTGFMKPTISEGTEPEKTKEVVADISLKESGYKLGSKLKDSATGETFTITAFTKNNTFSHSPVIFVDWHAWKLVHQTNQAAEGEYNAVALNVSRDTAKNLSIGSMELSSSKEVLQGIPGYSEEQGSLLMMIAFLFVIAAFVLAAFFYVITIQKINQFGILKAVGARTAYLGRSIVTQVVFLSVVSLLIGNGLTFGLAAILPASMPFTLSPILAIGCSALFLVVAVIGSMLSLYRVAKVDALEAIGRAN
- a CDS encoding InlB B-repeat-containing protein, producing the protein MYARFTVKSYTATFDKDGTTTTQTVNYDSLIQAPTEPTKAGYIFTGWYDAETGGNKWDFTAKKMPAKNVTLYARFSANAYTATFDKDGTTTTQAVDYDSLITEPTAPTKDGYTFDGWYDAETGGNKWDFAAKKMPAKNITLYARFSTNAYTATFDKDGTTTTQAVDYDSLITEPTAPTKDGYTFDGWYDAETGGNKWNFAAKKMPAKNVTLYARFSTNAYTATFDKDGTTTTQAVDYDSLLTEPTAPTKEGHTFDGWYDAETGGNKWDFAANKMPAKDVTLYARFTVKSYTATLNGEEVTTQTVDYQGLLQEPPALTKAGYTFDGWYDAETGGNKWDFATNKMPANDLALYARFTQNPVVPVDPVNPVNPVNPINPVNPVNPVNPVNPVNPVNPVNPVNPVNPVNPIQPADPAHQDDLMDDILPATENTNITATIKPANDPVKKTKQSKELPKTGDQENILYLLIGLLLIAGTFGFFKKMSHK